One genomic window of Paenibacillus xylanilyticus includes the following:
- a CDS encoding TerC family protein, giving the protein MELFSAVFWLALVKIVFIDLMLAGDNAIVIGLAARNLHPSVQKKAILYGTAGALVIRIVATVVVLWLLKVPWLLLVGGVLLIWIAYKLLADQGEEHSDIKAGSSLWVAVRTIVIADAAMGLDNVIAVAGAAEQHLVLVIIGLLISVPIIVWGSTLFIKLINHFPWIIYLGAIVLGYTASHMITEERRLVPFFTEHPALRILFIVLVVAGVVFAGYRKRSSSRQGGEHQRSYS; this is encoded by the coding sequence ATGGAGCTTTTTAGCGCTGTTTTTTGGCTTGCTTTGGTGAAAATTGTATTTATTGATCTCATGCTGGCTGGCGATAACGCCATCGTTATCGGCCTGGCTGCACGTAATTTGCACCCTTCTGTGCAGAAAAAGGCTATTCTCTACGGGACAGCGGGTGCCCTAGTGATTCGGATTGTAGCCACAGTGGTTGTACTCTGGCTGCTTAAGGTGCCTTGGCTGCTGCTTGTAGGAGGCGTTTTGCTGATCTGGATTGCTTATAAACTATTGGCTGACCAAGGTGAAGAACATAGTGATATTAAGGCAGGCAGCTCCTTATGGGTTGCCGTTCGCACCATTGTCATTGCAGATGCCGCCATGGGACTTGACAATGTCATTGCAGTGGCTGGCGCCGCTGAACAGCATCTGGTACTGGTTATCATCGGATTGTTGATCAGTGTACCGATCATCGTATGGGGAAGCACCCTGTTCATCAAATTGATCAATCACTTCCCATGGATTATATATCTGGGAGCCATTGTACTCGGTTATACCGCATCCCACATGATTACAGAGGAACGCCGACTTGTGCCGTTTTTCACCGAGCATCCCGCCCTTCGCATTCTTTTTATCGTGCTGGTCGTTGCAGGTGTGGTATTCGCAGGATACCGCAAACGCTCTAGCAGCAGACAAGGTGGAGAGCACCAGCGATCCTATTCGTAA
- a CDS encoding IS3 family transposase (programmed frameshift) — MSKKHFTTQEQDQLRRNPYVKNVSAKAITYTDAFKERFIQEHSQGMLPSEIFQEAGFPIDVLGATRIRKASNRWRTAFQEQGSAGLTDGRKHASERSLTRELSLEEKYARLEAKMKWLEAENEFLKKARSTRKADEKKKIQLSTRQKFKLIQEMLHTYSFQRKVHVLCAIAGVSRSGYYHYCSEDARLHRQKQEQNDQKMKAIILKAYHYRRRNKGARQIKMTLALQYGVVYNLKRIRRIMQKYNIVCPIRKANPTRRMAKATQEHRTCPNTLKRAFKPGIAGKVLLTDITYLTYGISKRAYLSTIKDAETNEILAYEVSASLGLDIAMETLKQLQKHRHLTSDALIHSDQGFHYTNPKFQKLVKQMGLKQSMSRRGNCWDNAPQESFFGHFKDETNFKTCMTLEEVKQEVKSYMIYYNYYRGQWNLNKLPPVRYRQQLEVA, encoded by the exons ATGTCAAAAAAACACTTTACAACGCAAGAGCAAGATCAGTTGAGAAGAAATCCTTATGTGAAAAATGTTAGCGCTAAAGCCATTACGTATACGGATGCGTTCAAAGAACGATTTATTCAAGAACACAGTCAAGGTATGCTTCCTAGTGAGATCTTTCAGGAAGCAGGATTTCCCATTGACGTTTTGGGTGCAACCCGGATTCGAAAGGCTTCCAATCGATGGCGTACGGCATTTCAGGAACAAGGATCTGCTGGATTAACGGATGGTAGAAAACACGCCTCAGAACGTTCTCTGACCCGTGAATTAAGTCTTGAAGAAAAATATGCCCGTTTGGAAGCGAAAATGAAATGGCTTGAAGCGGAGAATGAAT TTCTTAAAAAAGCTCGATCAACTCGAAAGGCAGATGAGAAGAAAAAAATCCAACTCAGTACGCGACAAAAATTTAAACTGATTCAAGAGATGTTGCATACATACTCTTTCCAACGCAAGGTGCATGTTCTTTGTGCTATTGCTGGCGTTTCACGTTCAGGCTATTACCACTATTGTAGTGAAGATGCCAGATTACATCGTCAAAAGCAGGAACAGAATGATCAGAAGATGAAAGCGATCATCCTGAAAGCCTACCATTACCGTAGGAGGAACAAAGGCGCCCGTCAAATCAAAATGACGCTCGCACTTCAGTATGGCGTCGTATACAATCTCAAGCGAATCCGTCGGATCATGCAAAAGTACAACATCGTTTGTCCGATTCGAAAAGCAAATCCCACACGTCGTATGGCTAAAGCGACCCAAGAGCATCGAACCTGTCCCAACACGTTAAAGCGAGCGTTTAAGCCAGGGATTGCAGGCAAAGTTCTCTTAACGGACATCACATACTTAACTTATGGGATAAGTAAACGGGCCTATCTATCAACGATTAAAGATGCTGAAACGAATGAAATATTAGCCTATGAAGTCTCTGCTTCCCTTGGATTGGACATTGCGATGGAGACGTTGAAACAACTCCAAAAGCATCGGCATCTCACTTCGGATGCATTGATTCATTCGGATCAAGGATTCCACTATACAAACCCCAAGTTTCAAAAGCTTGTGAAACAAATGGGGTTAAAACAATCCATGTCACGCCGAGGAAACTGTTGGGATAACGCTCCACAAGAATCCTTCTTTGGGCATTTTAAAGATGAAACAAATTTCAAAACATGTATGACCCTGGAGGAGGTTAAGCAAGAAGTGAAGAGTTACATGATCTATTACAATTATTATCGAGGTCAATGGAACTTAAACAAGCTGCCGCCTGTACGATACAGACAGCAGCTTGAAGTAGCCTAA
- the thiI gene encoding tRNA uracil 4-sulfurtransferase ThiI: MKYDMLLLRFGEFMLKGKNRARFEKTIITQVRALLKPYPGASLRKEFGRLYVDLGGHSHTELIAVLKRVFGVMSISPVKVTPSVLEDIVETAVAFMDERENEFKEGTTFKVNTRRVWKEYPHSSHEMNHMVGSPILRKFQQLRVDVRNPDIELRVEIRDQGTYIFNEVIPAVGGFPLGTNGKAMALLSGGIDSPVAAWASMRRGLEVECVHFYSYPFTSQRAKEKVIDLARALADHAGTIKLHLVPFTEIQTAFTQLGQDNLIITLMRRSMLRIATKLAERERALALITGDSLGQVASQTLPSMNVIGRATELPLLRPLVMMDKQEIITMSKQIGTYDISILPYEDCCTLFVPKSPTTNPNLRIVDKIEATMSHLPEWVDEAVAQTETIVLHAGEAAPATSDNTGNEIKEDWF, from the coding sequence ATGAAATATGATATGCTGCTTCTCCGTTTTGGAGAGTTTATGTTAAAAGGTAAAAATCGTGCACGATTCGAAAAAACCATTATTACTCAGGTGAGGGCCTTGCTCAAGCCATATCCAGGCGCAAGCTTGCGTAAGGAATTTGGACGATTGTACGTGGATCTGGGGGGACATTCCCATACAGAGCTGATCGCAGTCCTGAAACGGGTTTTTGGGGTAATGTCCATCAGTCCGGTTAAAGTAACTCCTTCTGTGCTTGAGGATATTGTGGAAACGGCTGTAGCTTTCATGGATGAGAGAGAAAACGAGTTCAAGGAAGGTACGACGTTCAAAGTGAATACTCGCCGGGTGTGGAAAGAGTATCCTCATTCTTCACACGAAATGAACCACATGGTGGGTTCCCCGATATTAAGAAAGTTCCAACAGCTTCGTGTGGATGTACGTAATCCGGACATTGAACTGCGAGTAGAGATTAGAGATCAGGGGACCTATATTTTCAATGAAGTGATTCCCGCTGTTGGCGGGTTCCCTCTCGGTACTAACGGCAAAGCGATGGCGCTGCTGTCGGGAGGAATTGATAGTCCTGTAGCGGCATGGGCTTCCATGAGGCGTGGACTGGAAGTGGAATGTGTACACTTTTACAGTTATCCGTTCACCAGCCAGCGTGCCAAGGAAAAGGTGATCGATCTGGCTCGTGCCTTGGCTGATCATGCCGGTACCATCAAACTGCACCTGGTTCCTTTTACGGAGATCCAAACGGCATTCACCCAGCTGGGTCAGGATAATCTGATCATCACCCTGATGCGCCGTTCCATGCTGCGAATTGCGACCAAGCTGGCTGAACGTGAGCGGGCACTTGCACTAATTACCGGGGATAGCCTTGGTCAAGTTGCAAGCCAGACGCTGCCGAGTATGAATGTCATCGGACGTGCGACGGAACTCCCGCTTTTGCGTCCTCTCGTCATGATGGACAAGCAGGAAATTATTACAATGTCCAAACAGATTGGAACATATGATATATCAATTCTGCCTTACGAGGATTGCTGCACCCTCTTCGTGCCGAAATCACCTACAACGAATCCGAATCTTCGCATCGTGGACAAAATTGAAGCAACGATGAGCCATTTGCCGGAATGGGTAGATGAAGCTGTCGCTCAAACGGAAACCATCGTTCTGCACGCAGGCGAAGCAGCTCCTGCAACCAGTGATAACACGGGGAATGAAATCAAGGAAGACTGGTTCTGA